The Candidatus Goldiibacteriota bacterium HGW-Goldbacteria-1 sequence GAACAGATTCGACCTTTTTGATCTTCTAATATCTAATCATCGAATGTCGAATCTTCAAAAAAATATAGCGGTTCTTTCGAACCGCTATATTTTTTATGGTTGCGGGGAGAGGATTTGAACCTCTGACCTTTGGGTTATGAGCCCAACGAGCTACCACTGCTCCACCCCGCGTCATGTCGTGTTTGGATTTTCATTTCAGAAAACCTTATGTGTAACAACGTTAACAATAATTACATATTTCCATTCAAATGTCAAGAACACATAAAAAACTTAAATTAAAAAATGGTGCCGGGGGCCGGACTCGAACCGGCACGGGCTTTCGCCCCGTGGATTTTAAGTCCACTACGTCTACCATTTCGTCATCCCGGCATCATGGGTTGAAATTATAACAGTATAGTAAAAGGGTGTCAATAAGGGAAAAGTTACAGGTGACAGTTAACAGCTGACAAGTTACAACTTACAACTGATAACCTGCTACTTGTTAGCTGTTACTTGTAAGTTGTAACCTGTTACTTGTTACTTGTAAGCTGTTAGTTGCTAAACTTCTTTATAAGCAGTAATAGCACGTTTATATCCGAAGGCGTGACGCCCTGGATGCGGGAAGCCATGCCCAGCGTCTCCGGTTTAATCTCATTTAACCTCTGGCGGGCTTCTAAGGGCAGCCCTTCCGCTTTCATGAAATCAAATTCCGGCGGTATTGCTTTTTCTTCTATTTTTTTAAACTTTTCAATTTGCTCGTTCTGTTTTTTTATGTAGCCTTCGTATTTAATCTCGGAAACAAAATACTCTGATATATGGTTCAATACTTTTGGGATTTCGGTAAAAACTGTCAGCGCCTCATACGGTACTTCCGGACGTCTTAGCAGCTGTAAAAGGGAGCTTTCGGACTGAAGAGCGGTGGTTCCCATATCTGTCAGTTTTGTATTTGTTTCGGGGGACGGACGGACATATATTTTATTAAGACGTTCTTTTTCTGTTTTGTAAAATTCCTGTTTAAACATAAAAGTGTCATACGTCTTATCGTCAATAAGCCCGAAAGAACGGCCGTATTCCATAAGGCGGATGTCGGCGTTATCGTTTCTTAACACAAGCCTGTGTTCCGCGCGTGACGAAAATAAACGGTACGGTTCTGTCACGCCCTTTGTGACAAGGTCGTCAATCATGACGCCTATATAGCCTTCTTCACGGCCGGGGGAAAACATAGCCTTACCTGATAGCTTAAGCGCCGCGTTAATGCCGGCTATTAAACCCTGTCCTGCGGCTTCTTCGTAGCCCGATGTCCCGTTTATCTGGCCTGCAAAAAACAGCCCCGGAATTAATTTGGTTTCAAGGTATTTGCTAAGCTGCGTGGGCGGGGCATAGTCGTATTCAATGCCATAGCCGGGGCGCGTGATTTCTGCTTTTTCCATTCCTTCAATTGTACGCACGTACATTAACTGAACGTCGCGCGGTAATGAAGTTGAAAGGCCGTTTAAATATATTTCGTTTGAATTTCTTGCTTCGGGTTCCAGAAAAACCTGGTGTGATGTCTTCTCCGGGAATTTAACCACTTTGTCTTCTATGGAAGGGCAGTACCTTGGCCCAATCCCGAATATCATCCTGTCTGTACTGCTGTAAAGGGGAGAGCGGTCCAGATTCTGCATTATTATCTTTGCGGTATTTTCATTTGTCCTGGCAAGCCAGCACATAATCTGGTCAGTGTTTATATTTTCTGTACGGAATGAAAACGGCACCGGTTTTTCATCGCCCGGCTGTGGGGTAAATTTATCAAGGTCAACCGACCTTATATCCACGCGCGGATTGGTGCCTGTCTTCATCCTGCCAAGTTTAAAACCAAGCCCGGCAAGTGATATTGACAGCCCTTTAGAAGGCGGGTCGCCAAGGCGGCCGCCGTTGAAATGCTGAAGGCCTATATAAATTGTCCCGTTTAAAAAAGTGCCTGTGGTAACAATCACGGATTTTGCGGAATAAAAAGTGCCGGTGTCGGTTATTATGCCTGTAATGCCTTTGTCGTCTGTGGTTATGCTTTCCACAAGCGCCTGTTTAATTTCAAGGTTGTCCGTGTTCTGCAGTACGCGCCGCATATAGGCGGGGTATTCATATTTATCCGCCTGTGCCCTTAAACCATGGACAGCAGGGCCTTTGTTGGAATTTAAAACCTTAAACTGAATTGATGTCCTGTCCGCGGCAAGCGCCATTTCTCCGCCCAATGCGTCAATTTCACGCACAAGGTGGCCTTTGGCAAGCCCGCCAATTGCAGGGTTGCAGGATAAATGGGCGATGTGGTCTATGTTAATAGTAAACAGGGCTGTCTTTAACCCCATGCGCGCGGGCGCAAGCGCAGCTTCGCAGCCGGCGTGTCCGGCGCCTATTACAATAATGTCGTAACTTTTTTCAGGAATCAATTATGTCTCCGGTTTTAGTTTTGTATGATTATACCTAAAAGGGATGTGATTTACAATTGGCGTTATGATATAGTATCTTTGTAATTAATTAAAAGGAGATATTAAATGACTAAAGATATTAAAGCAATGACACTGCAGGAAATACAGGATGTACTTACAGCTGCAGGATTTGAAAAGTACAGGGCGCAGCAGGTATATGAATGGATATACAAAAAAAAGGCGCAGAGCACGGATGATTTTAAAAACATACCCGCAAAGGTAAGGGAATACCTTGAAGCTAATTATGATTTTTTTCTGCCGGAAATTATTAAACAGCAGGAATCGGAAATTGACGGCACAAAAAAACTTCTGCTGCAGCTTGATGATGATACAAAGATTGAAACCGTTATTTTAAATGACGAAGACAGATACACCGCGTGCATCTCTTCGCAGGCAGGATGCGGCTGCGGGTGCGCGTTCTGTGCCACTGCCACACTGGGCTTAAAAAGGGACCTTACAGCGGGAGAGATTGTAGGCCAGTTTTTAAGGGATGAAATAGAAGCAGCCCATCTGCTGGATAATGTGGTGTTTATGGGCATGGGCGAGCCGCTTTTAAATACGCAGAATGTATTTAAAGCAATAAAACTTATCTCTGACCCAAAGGGAAGGGGTTTTTCGCAGAAAAGAATAACCGTATCCACCGTGGGTATCATTCCGGGTATTGAAGCAATGATAGAAGAAGGGCTTAAAGTAAACCTTGCCGTTTCTTTAATAACAGCAGATACAGCGTTAAGGTCAAAACTTGTTCCTATGGAAAAAACATATCCTATCAAGGATGTCATAAAGGCCGCAAAAAGGTACTGTGCAAAATCGGAAACCCGTCTTACCTTTGAATACGTGCTTATGGAAGGCGTTAATGATTCAGCGCAGGACGCGGAAATGCTGGTTGAACTTATCAGGGGTATTGACTGCAGGGTGAATTTAATACCTTATAATAAAGTAAGCGGAAAGAAATATTCTTCGGGCCAGCGTGAAAAAGCCATCAGCTTTCAGAAGATATTAAAGGGATACAGGATAAAAGCGCTTATAAGAAAAGAAAAAGGCGCGGATATTGACGCGGCCTGCGGCCAGCTTGCCGCAAAAGAGGATAAGAAATAGGGGATAAAGGTTTGTATTTATTTGTTTGGTTTTAATCTTTGGTAGACGCGGGTCTTAATACCGCGCTTATTACAGATTCTGCGCGGTATTATCCCGCGGCTCTTGATTTGGAATTGTTGTTGCTTCTGACCCTCCGACCATAGCGACTTACCGGGGTTGGATATATTTTTTCAGCACGCGCCGCAAATTGGTATTCTTGCATCCAAATAAACTTGAAATCCACACTGCGTTAACGTCATTGGCAATCGCGGTCTTGCGGCACATCCGAATTTGCCGGCGTTGCATTAAACCGCCCCTGCCGGATACATGCTATACTTGGGCGGCACGCACTGAAAAAACACCCCCAACCCCTGTAAGGTATTCATCTAATTTTCGAATCTCGAATTTTCGATGTTTTTTATCGTCGTTACATCCGTCCTTCCGTGCATCTGTCCCTCGTTTTTTATTTTGTGTAACCCGTTTTGTCTAAAACTCAAAAAAAAAGCAAAAACTTGAAAAATCATCATTTATAATTCTAGACAAATTTACATGAACGTGTAAAAAAGTCTGGACAAATTTATATGTTTATGTAAAAATGTCCATAGATACAGGAGGTTACTATGATAAAGCGTTTTCTTGAAGAAGTAGTGTTTTTACCGCAGTTTGGCAGGCAGATGCGGTTTATAGCCGGGCCAAGGCAGTGTGGGAAGACTACGATAGCCGTCAATAAACTTAAAGAAGAGGGAAATGAATCATTATATTATAATTGGGACAGGCAGCAGATAAGAAAACGGTATAGAACAGAAGCGGATATTCTGGAAACAGACCTTGCCGGACGGAGCGGGAAGGGGAAAGTATGGGTGTGTTTTGATGAAATACATAAAATGCCAAAATGGAAAAATATTCTTAAGGATGTTTTTGACACGCACGAAGATAAAGTGAATTTCATTGTTACGGGAAGCGCCCGGCTTGATGTCATGCGCAAAGCGGGAGACAGCCTGCTTGGGCGTTATTTTATGTTCAGGCTTAACCCCCTTATGATAACAGAAGTTTTGGGGAGAAAAATACAGCACATTATGCCTGAAAATAAACCCGCGGATTATGTGGATAAATTGCTGTCAAATACAAAGCAGGAAACAGGAATTATGGATGATTTTTTATCTCTTAGCGCTTTTCCTGAACCGCTTTTATCAGGAAACCGCGTGGCGGCAGCCAAATGGCATGATAATTATTTTGAAAAGGTGACAAAGGAAGAACTTAGAGATGTTTCGGCGATAAGAAACCTTGAGTGGGTTATTAATCTGTTATATATGCTGCCGTCAAGAATAGGCTCGCCGCTTTCTCTTGAATCTTTAAGGCAGGATCTTGAAGTGAACCACGCTACAGTAAAAAATTATATGAATTATCTTACGCTAACATACGCTGTATTTCAGCTGCAGCCTTTTTATGAAAATATAAAGAAATCCATAAAAAAAGAAAAGAAAGCCTATTTTCACAATTATTTTTTGGTTGATAATGAAGCCGCAAGATTTGAAAATTTTATTGCGCTGGAACTTAAGGCAAGAATAGATTTATGGAACGATGCTACTGCAGATAAATACGGGCTTTTTTATTTAAGAACAAGGGATAAAAAGGAAACCGACTTTTTAATAACAAAAAATAAAAAGCCATATGTTATGTTTGAAGCTAAACTTTCTGACACTGCGATTGAAGCGCATCATAGGGCAAATTCGGCAGCGCTTGGAAACATTCCTTTTGTTCAGCTTGTGAAACAAAAGGGTGTATTAAGGGCAGACGGAAAAAATTTTTACTGCGTATCTGCCGCCAGGTTTTTGGGATAGTAGTAAGGGGCGCGGGTCTTTCCCGGCACTATGGCGGAGACGGCAGCCCGCGGCAGTTATTTTGTCTTAGACTTGTAGGGGCGGCGCTCCCGCGCTGTCCGGCTTTTTTGTTTTTGTATTTGTTGTCCTTTTGACCTTTGTTTTTATTTCTGTCCCTCTGTGCATCTGTCCCTCGGCCTTACTTCCGTCCCTTGATTTCTTATTTAAATCTTTCCAATCTTTAATATTTGATG is a genomic window containing:
- a CDS encoding tRNA uridine-5-carboxymethylaminomethyl(34) synthesis enzyme MnmG; the encoded protein is MIPEKSYDIIVIGAGHAGCEAALAPARMGLKTALFTINIDHIAHLSCNPAIGGLAKGHLVREIDALGGEMALAADRTSIQFKVLNSNKGPAVHGLRAQADKYEYPAYMRRVLQNTDNLEIKQALVESITTDDKGITGIITDTGTFYSAKSVIVTTGTFLNGTIYIGLQHFNGGRLGDPPSKGLSISLAGLGFKLGRMKTGTNPRVDIRSVDLDKFTPQPGDEKPVPFSFRTENINTDQIMCWLARTNENTAKIIMQNLDRSPLYSSTDRMIFGIGPRYCPSIEDKVVKFPEKTSHQVFLEPEARNSNEIYLNGLSTSLPRDVQLMYVRTIEGMEKAEITRPGYGIEYDYAPPTQLSKYLETKLIPGLFFAGQINGTSGYEEAAGQGLIAGINAALKLSGKAMFSPGREEGYIGVMIDDLVTKGVTEPYRLFSSRAEHRLVLRNDNADIRLMEYGRSFGLIDDKTYDTFMFKQEFYKTEKERLNKIYVRPSPETNTKLTDMGTTALQSESSLLQLLRRPEVPYEALTVFTEIPKVLNHISEYFVSEIKYEGYIKKQNEQIEKFKKIEEKAIPPEFDFMKAEGLPLEARQRLNEIKPETLGMASRIQGVTPSDINVLLLLIKKFSN
- the rlmN gene encoding 23S rRNA (adenine(2503)-C(2))-methyltransferase RlmN, with protein sequence MTKDIKAMTLQEIQDVLTAAGFEKYRAQQVYEWIYKKKAQSTDDFKNIPAKVREYLEANYDFFLPEIIKQQESEIDGTKKLLLQLDDDTKIETVILNDEDRYTACISSQAGCGCGCAFCATATLGLKRDLTAGEIVGQFLRDEIEAAHLLDNVVFMGMGEPLLNTQNVFKAIKLISDPKGRGFSQKRITVSTVGIIPGIEAMIEEGLKVNLAVSLITADTALRSKLVPMEKTYPIKDVIKAAKRYCAKSETRLTFEYVLMEGVNDSAQDAEMLVELIRGIDCRVNLIPYNKVSGKKYSSGQREKAISFQKILKGYRIKALIRKEKGADIDAACGQLAAKEDKK